The Arachis hypogaea cultivar Tifrunner chromosome 16, arahy.Tifrunner.gnm2.J5K5, whole genome shotgun sequence genome contains a region encoding:
- the LOC112755330 gene encoding probable glucuronosyltransferase GUT1 isoform X1 has protein sequence MSSTSNTKSKAMPPHHYHHHHQVPCTRTHQIAALLLVVGTFFFTRLFDRSFAPCTTTTLLRASQNQFFGPHAWPEQGYGSQLSLKIYVYDAAEIDGLNQLMYGRDGKITEEACLKGQWGTQVKIHKLLLTSRYRTRKKEDADLFFVPSYVKCARMMGGLNDKEINQTYVKVISQMPYFRLSGGRNHIFVFPSGAGAHLFKSWATFINRSIILTPEGDRTDKRDTSAFNTWKDIIIPGNVDDGMTKDGTTVVRPLPISKRKYLANYLGRAQGKAGRLQLIELARQFPEKLECPDLKFSGPDKLGRKEYFEHLRNAKFCLAPRGESSWTLRFYESFFVECVPVILSDETELPFQNVVDYSQVSIKWPSSRIGPQLLQYLESIPDKEIEAILARSRQIRCLFVYAADSEPCSAMRGIMWELQRKVRRFHHSAETFWLHNGSIVNRNLVEFPKWELPMPLP, from the exons ATGTCCAGCACCAGTAACACCAAATCGAAAGCAATGCCACCTcatcactaccaccaccaccatcaggTCCCCTGCACCCGCACACACCAGATCGCTGCCCTACTCCTCGTGGTTGgcaccttcttcttcaccagaCTCTTCGACCGCTCCTTTGCCCCATGCACCACCACCACCCTCCTTCGCGCGTCACAGAATCAGTTCTTTGGGCCCCATGCGTGGCCGGAGCAAGGTTACGGTTCCCAGCTGTCCCTCAAGATCTACGTTTACGACGCCGCCGAGATCGACGGCTTGAATCAGCTCATGTACGGTAGGGACGGCAAGATCACCGAGGAAGCTTGCTTGAAGGGCCAGTGGGGCACTCAG GTCAAAATACACAAGTTACTTCTGACATCAAGATATCGGACGCGAAAGAAAGAGGATGCAGATTTGTTTTTTGTCCCGTCATATGTTAAATGTGCACGGATGATGGGTGGTCTAAATGACAAAGAAATTAATCAGACCTATGTCAAG GTCATAAGCCAAATGCCATATTTTCGGTTATCTGGAGGCCGCAACCACATCTTTGTTTTTCCCAG TGGAGCAGGGGCTCACTTGTTCAAATCATGGGCAACATTTATAAATCGCTCCATTATTCTTACACCAGAG GGGGATCGGACTGATAAGAGAGATACAAGTGCCTTTAATACATGGAAAGATATAATCATTCCAGGTAATGTGGATGATGGTATGACAAAAGATGGGACTACTGTGGTCCGGCCTTTACCTATTTCAAAGCGGAAATACTTGGCCAATTATTTAGGACGTGCTCAAGGAAAAGCCGGCCGTCTTCAGCTAATAGAGCTAGCAAGGCAATTTCCTGAAAAG TTGGAATGTCCAGATTTGAAATTCAGCGGACCTGACAAGTTGGGAAGGAAAGAATATTTTGAACATTTGCGCAATGCAAAGTTTTGCCTTGCTCCACGTGGGGAGTCATCTTGGACCCTCCGCTTTTATGAGTCATTTTTTGTG GAATGTGTTCCAGTTATATTATCTGATGAAACAGAGTTGCCATTCCAGAACGTTGTCGATTACAGCCAGGTATCAATAAAATGGCCATCCAGTCGAATAGGTCCTCAATTATTGCAGTATTTGGAGTCTATACCAG ACAAAGAAATAGAAGCAATACTAGCCCGCAGTCGACAAATTAGGTGCTTATTCGTCTATGCTGCGGATTCAGAACCTTGTTCAGCAATGCGAGGAATTATGTGGGAACTCCAAAGGAAAGTGAGGCGGTTTCACCACTCGGCAGAAACATTCTGGTTGCACAATGGATCTATTGTAAACAGGAACTTAGTTGAATTTCCAAAATGGGAACTCCCTATGCCTTTACCTTGA
- the LOC112755330 gene encoding probable glucuronosyltransferase GUT1 isoform X3: MSSTSNTKSKAMPPHHYHHHHQVPCTRTHQIAALLLVVGTFFFTRLFDRSFAPCTTTTLLRASQNQFFGPHAWPEQGYGSQLSLKIYVYDAAEIDGLNQLMYGRDGKITEEACLKGQWGTQVKIHKLLLTSRYRTRKKEDADLFFVPSYVKCARMMGGLNDKEINQTYVKVISQMPYFRLSGGRNHIFVFPSGAGAHLFKSWATFINRSIILTPEGDRTDKRDTSAFNTWKDIIIPGNVDDGMTKDGTTVVRPLPISKRKYLANYLGRAQGKAGRLQLIELARQFPEKLECPDLKFSGPDKLGRKEYFEHLRNAKFCLAPRGESSWTLRFYESFFVECVPVILSDETELPFQNVVDYSQVSIKWPSSRIGPQLLQYLESIPDTYAPTIRRVDLPS; the protein is encoded by the exons ATGTCCAGCACCAGTAACACCAAATCGAAAGCAATGCCACCTcatcactaccaccaccaccatcaggTCCCCTGCACCCGCACACACCAGATCGCTGCCCTACTCCTCGTGGTTGgcaccttcttcttcaccagaCTCTTCGACCGCTCCTTTGCCCCATGCACCACCACCACCCTCCTTCGCGCGTCACAGAATCAGTTCTTTGGGCCCCATGCGTGGCCGGAGCAAGGTTACGGTTCCCAGCTGTCCCTCAAGATCTACGTTTACGACGCCGCCGAGATCGACGGCTTGAATCAGCTCATGTACGGTAGGGACGGCAAGATCACCGAGGAAGCTTGCTTGAAGGGCCAGTGGGGCACTCAG GTCAAAATACACAAGTTACTTCTGACATCAAGATATCGGACGCGAAAGAAAGAGGATGCAGATTTGTTTTTTGTCCCGTCATATGTTAAATGTGCACGGATGATGGGTGGTCTAAATGACAAAGAAATTAATCAGACCTATGTCAAG GTCATAAGCCAAATGCCATATTTTCGGTTATCTGGAGGCCGCAACCACATCTTTGTTTTTCCCAG TGGAGCAGGGGCTCACTTGTTCAAATCATGGGCAACATTTATAAATCGCTCCATTATTCTTACACCAGAG GGGGATCGGACTGATAAGAGAGATACAAGTGCCTTTAATACATGGAAAGATATAATCATTCCAGGTAATGTGGATGATGGTATGACAAAAGATGGGACTACTGTGGTCCGGCCTTTACCTATTTCAAAGCGGAAATACTTGGCCAATTATTTAGGACGTGCTCAAGGAAAAGCCGGCCGTCTTCAGCTAATAGAGCTAGCAAGGCAATTTCCTGAAAAG TTGGAATGTCCAGATTTGAAATTCAGCGGACCTGACAAGTTGGGAAGGAAAGAATATTTTGAACATTTGCGCAATGCAAAGTTTTGCCTTGCTCCACGTGGGGAGTCATCTTGGACCCTCCGCTTTTATGAGTCATTTTTTGTG GAATGTGTTCCAGTTATATTATCTGATGAAACAGAGTTGCCATTCCAGAACGTTGTCGATTACAGCCAGGTATCAATAAAATGGCCATCCAGTCGAATAGGTCCTCAATTATTGCAGTATTTGGAGTCTATACCAG ATACATATGCTCCCACCATCCGACGAGTTGATCTGCCCTCCTAA
- the LOC112755330 gene encoding probable glucuronosyltransferase GUT1 isoform X2: MPPHHYHHHHQVPCTRTHQIAALLLVVGTFFFTRLFDRSFAPCTTTTLLRASQNQFFGPHAWPEQGYGSQLSLKIYVYDAAEIDGLNQLMYGRDGKITEEACLKGQWGTQVKIHKLLLTSRYRTRKKEDADLFFVPSYVKCARMMGGLNDKEINQTYVKVISQMPYFRLSGGRNHIFVFPSGAGAHLFKSWATFINRSIILTPEGDRTDKRDTSAFNTWKDIIIPGNVDDGMTKDGTTVVRPLPISKRKYLANYLGRAQGKAGRLQLIELARQFPEKLECPDLKFSGPDKLGRKEYFEHLRNAKFCLAPRGESSWTLRFYESFFVECVPVILSDETELPFQNVVDYSQVSIKWPSSRIGPQLLQYLESIPDKEIEAILARSRQIRCLFVYAADSEPCSAMRGIMWELQRKVRRFHHSAETFWLHNGSIVNRNLVEFPKWELPMPLP, encoded by the exons ATGCCACCTcatcactaccaccaccaccatcaggTCCCCTGCACCCGCACACACCAGATCGCTGCCCTACTCCTCGTGGTTGgcaccttcttcttcaccagaCTCTTCGACCGCTCCTTTGCCCCATGCACCACCACCACCCTCCTTCGCGCGTCACAGAATCAGTTCTTTGGGCCCCATGCGTGGCCGGAGCAAGGTTACGGTTCCCAGCTGTCCCTCAAGATCTACGTTTACGACGCCGCCGAGATCGACGGCTTGAATCAGCTCATGTACGGTAGGGACGGCAAGATCACCGAGGAAGCTTGCTTGAAGGGCCAGTGGGGCACTCAG GTCAAAATACACAAGTTACTTCTGACATCAAGATATCGGACGCGAAAGAAAGAGGATGCAGATTTGTTTTTTGTCCCGTCATATGTTAAATGTGCACGGATGATGGGTGGTCTAAATGACAAAGAAATTAATCAGACCTATGTCAAG GTCATAAGCCAAATGCCATATTTTCGGTTATCTGGAGGCCGCAACCACATCTTTGTTTTTCCCAG TGGAGCAGGGGCTCACTTGTTCAAATCATGGGCAACATTTATAAATCGCTCCATTATTCTTACACCAGAG GGGGATCGGACTGATAAGAGAGATACAAGTGCCTTTAATACATGGAAAGATATAATCATTCCAGGTAATGTGGATGATGGTATGACAAAAGATGGGACTACTGTGGTCCGGCCTTTACCTATTTCAAAGCGGAAATACTTGGCCAATTATTTAGGACGTGCTCAAGGAAAAGCCGGCCGTCTTCAGCTAATAGAGCTAGCAAGGCAATTTCCTGAAAAG TTGGAATGTCCAGATTTGAAATTCAGCGGACCTGACAAGTTGGGAAGGAAAGAATATTTTGAACATTTGCGCAATGCAAAGTTTTGCCTTGCTCCACGTGGGGAGTCATCTTGGACCCTCCGCTTTTATGAGTCATTTTTTGTG GAATGTGTTCCAGTTATATTATCTGATGAAACAGAGTTGCCATTCCAGAACGTTGTCGATTACAGCCAGGTATCAATAAAATGGCCATCCAGTCGAATAGGTCCTCAATTATTGCAGTATTTGGAGTCTATACCAG ACAAAGAAATAGAAGCAATACTAGCCCGCAGTCGACAAATTAGGTGCTTATTCGTCTATGCTGCGGATTCAGAACCTTGTTCAGCAATGCGAGGAATTATGTGGGAACTCCAAAGGAAAGTGAGGCGGTTTCACCACTCGGCAGAAACATTCTGGTTGCACAATGGATCTATTGTAAACAGGAACTTAGTTGAATTTCCAAAATGGGAACTCCCTATGCCTTTACCTTGA
- the LOC112755328 gene encoding putative UDP-glucuronate:xylan alpha-glucuronosyltransferase 3 encodes MRGPSPGTVEPRHRLSTSISEDTNKRVRSQRSRDFKDVEKALHAPFQDRNINCKPNWKLVLVIVVLGTLVTIFHPPAVYNTDHISNTISRQTFVSKWNREPDGIDPRYLSTINIEWDQISEVLKYLKDKDTYQGVGLLNFNESEIDHWKELLPEAEHIALELNYASNNITWEVLYPEWIDEEEEYEFPKCPTLPKIQVPGKPRIDLIAIKLPCNKSGHWSRDVARLHLQIEAARLAASSKGLHPVHMLLVTDCIPIPNLFTCKELVKREGSAWLYEPNLNTLRDKLQLPIGSCELAVPLKAKENFYSERPQREAYATILHSAHVYVCGAITAAQSIRMAGSTRDLVILVDESISDYHRGGLEAAGWKIHTIQRIRNPKAEPEAYNEWNYSKFRLWQLTDYDKIIFIDADLLILRNIDFLFQMPEISAIGNNATLFNSGVMVIEPSNCTFQLLMDHINEIVSYNGGDQGYLNEIFTWWHRIPKHMNFLKHFWEGDEEEKKVMKTRLFGAEPPILYVIHYLGNKPWLCFRDYDCNWNVDILQEFASNVAHARWWKVHDAMPENLHKYCLLRSKQKAALEWDRRQAQKANYSDGHWKIKIKDPRLKTCFEDFCFWESMLWHWGEKNWTDNSTVSSPPVIKTKTLSSL; translated from the exons TGAAGATACGAACAAGAGAGTTAGGTCTCAAAGAAGTAGAGATTTTAAGGATGTTGAAAAGGCATTGCATGCTCCATTTCAAGATAGGAATATAAATTGCAAGCCTAATTGGAAACTAGTTTTGGTCATTGTTGTACTGGGAACTTTAGTCACAATTTTTCATCCTCCAGCTGTTTATAATACTGATCATATATCAAACACAATTTCACG GCAAACTTTTGTTAGTAAATGGAATAGGGAGCCTGATGGTATTGATCCACGTTACTTATCAACTATAAATATTGAATGGGACCAAATATCTGAAGTTCTTAAATATTTGAAGGATAAGGACACATATCAGGGTGTTGGTTTGTTAAACTTCAATGAAAGTGAGATTGATCACTGGAAAGAGCTCCTACCAGAAGCAGAGCACATAGCCTTAGAACTGAACTATGCTTCAAATAACATAACCTGGGAAGTCCTGTATCCTGAATGGATAGATGAAGAAGAGGAATACGAGTTTCCTAAGTGTCCAACACTGCCTAAGATTCAGGTACCTGGAAAACCAAGGATTGATCTTATTGCCATCAAGCTTCCTTGCAACAAGTCAGGGCACTGGTCTAGAGATGTGGCTCGTCTGCATCTGCAAATTGAAGCAGCAAGACTTGCTGCCTCTTCGAAAGGATTACATCCAGTGCACATGCTTCTGGTAACCGATTGCATCCCCATCCCAAATCTCTTTACTTGCAAAGAACTTGTAAAACGCGAAGGGAGTGCTTGGCTTTATGAACCCAATCTGAATACACTTAGAGACAAGTTGCAACTGCCAATTGGTTCATGTGAACTTGCAGTTCCGTTGAAGGCTAAAG AAAATTTTTACTCGGAAAGACCACAACGAGAAGCTTATGCAACCATCCTACACTCGGCACACGTCTATGTATGTGGGGCCATAACTGCAGCTCAGAGTATTCGCATGGCTGGTTCAACCCGTGATCTTGTGATTCTAGTTGATGAGAGCATTAGTGACTATCACAGGGGTGGTTTGGAAGCTGCTGGATGGAAGATACATACAATCCAAAGAATCAGGAATCCGAAAGCAGAACCCGAAGCATATAATGAGTGGAACTACAGCAAATTCCGCCTTTGGCAGCTAACAGATTATGATAAAATCATTTTCATTGATGCTGATCTGCTTATACTCAGAAACATTGATTTCCTTTTTCAGATGCCTGAAATTTCAGCCATAGGGAACAATGCTACGCTGTTCAACTCAGGTGTGATGGTTATTGAGCCATCAAATTGCACATTTCAACTGCTGATGGATCACATCAATGAAATAGTCTCTTACAACGGAGGCGACCAGGGTTATCTGAATGAAATCTTCACATGGTGGCATCGGATTCCAAAGCATATGAACTTCTTGAAACATTTTTGGGAAGGTGATGAGGAAGAGAAAAAGGTCATGAAAACTCGCCTCTTTGGAGCGGAACCTCCCATCCTCTATGTCATCCACTATCTAGGTAATAAGCCGTGGCTCTGCTTCCGTGATTACGACTGTAACTGGAATGTGGACATTCTGCAAGAGTTTGCCAGTAATGTAGCTCATGCAAGATGGTGGAAGGTGCATGATGCCATGCCGGAAAACTTGCACAAGTACTGTTTGCTTAGGTCAAAGCAAAAGGCTGCATTAGAGTGGGATCGGAGGCAGGCGCAGAAAGCAAACTACAGCGATGGTCACTGGAAAATTAAGATTAAAGACCCACGTTTAAAGACGTGCTTTGAGGATTTCTGCTTTTGGGAGAGCATGTTATGGCATTGGGGTGAAAAGAATTGGACAGATAATTCTACTGTTAGTTCTCCACCTgttatcaaaaccaaaactcTTTCTTCTTTATGA
- the LOC112755331 gene encoding probable pectinesterase/pectinesterase inhibitor 61, which translates to MEFGRIGPTDPGGSSRRSTAPLTGASSDSTSSTTKKKLIMISLLAAALIVASAVSAALIAVTRSRASAGNSPNLRREPTQAISKTCSKTRFPTLCITSLMDFPGSETATEQDLVHISVNMTLHHFSTAFYASTGIAFGDTDTRLRAAYEDCLELMEDSMDSLWRSLSSVAPSLDSSSFGDEAIRPAAVGSTEDVTTWLSAALTNQDTCSEGLENATGTLKDQMVNNLKNLAEHVSNSLAIFSAGSGTGDFSGVPIQNKRRLMGTGEEENKSDISRDNDNNNHFPRWLSKRDRRLLSLPVSAIQADIIVSKNGDGTVKTIAEAIKKAPEKSSHRFIIYVKQGRYEEDTLKVGRKKTNIMFIGDGRGKTVITGKKNVADGITTFRTASFAASGAGFIARDITFENYAGPQKHQAVALRVSADHAVVYRCSIKGYQDACYVHSNRQFFRECDIYGTVDFIFGNAAVVFQKCIMYARKPMAQQKNTITAQNRKDPNQNTGISIHDCRILPAPDLAAAKGSVSTFLGRPWKQYSRTVYLLSYMGDHINPSGWLPWNGDFALDTLYYGEYMNSGPGAAVGQRVKWKGYRVITSTVEASRFTVAQFISGSAWLPSTGVAFLAGLST; encoded by the exons ATGGAGTTCGGTAGGATCGGACCCACCGACCCGGGTGGCTCTTCACGCCGTTCTACTGCTCCACTCACCGGAGCTTCTTCCGATTCCACTTCTTCCacaacaaagaagaagctcaTCATGATCTCCCTCCTCGCCGCAGCCTTGATTGTCGCCTCCGCTGTCTCTGCTGCTCTAATTGCCGTCACCCGCTCCCGTGCCTCGGCCGGGAACTCGCCGAACCTCCGCCGGGAACCAACGCAGGCAATCTCCAAGACCTGCAGCAAGACTCGGTTCCCCACACTTTGTATAACCTCTCTCATGGATTTCCCGGGGTCTGAAACCGCCACGGAGCAGGACCTTGTCCACATTTCCGTCAACATGACCCTCCACCATTTCAGCACCGCCTTCTACGCCTCCACGGGCATCGCCTTCGGCGACACGGACACACGACTCCGTGCCGCCTACGAAGACTGCCTCGAACTCATGGAGGACTCCATGGATTCGCTGTGGCGGTCACTGAGCTCGGTGGCCCCGTCCTTGGATTCATCATCCTTCGGCGATGAAGCCATAAGGCCCGCCGCCGTGGGTTCCACCGAGGACGTGACGACCTGGCTCAGCGCTGCACTGACGAACCAGGACACGTGCTCGGAGGGGCTCGAGAACGCGACGGGAACACTGAAGGACCAGATGGTTAATAATTTGAAGAACCTGGCAGAACACGTGAGCAATTCTCTCGCGATATTCTCGGCCGGAAGTGGCACTGGCGATTTCTCGGGGGTGCCTATACAGAACAAGAGACGGTTAATGGGAACCGGAGAGGAGGAGAACAAATCCGATATCTCGcgagataatgataataataatcatTTCCCGAGATGGTTGAGCAAACGAGATAGGAGATTGCTGAGTTTACCGGTATCGGCGATACAAGCCGATATAATAGTGTCGAAGAACGGTGATGGAACGGTGAAGACAATCGCAGAGGCGATTAAGAAGGCGCCGGAGAAAAGTAGCCATCGCTTCATCATATACGTTAAGCAAGGAAG GTATGAGGAGGATACTTTGAAAGTGGGTAGAAAGAAAACCAACATAATGTTCATAGGAGATGGAAGGGGCAAAACGGTCATCACAGGAAAGAAAAATGTTGCTGATGGCATCACCACATTCCGCACAGCATCCTTCG CTGCTAGTGGTGCCGGCTTCATTGCACGAGACATCACATTTGAAAACTACGCCGGACCACAGAAGCACCAAGCCGTGGCGCTTCGCGTAAGCGCCGACCACGCGGTGGTGTACCGGTGCAGCATCAAAGGCTACCAAGACGCATGCTATGTACACTCCAACCGCCAGTTCTTCCGGGAATGCGATATTTACGGCACCGTAGATTTCATATTTGGAAATGCTGCAGTGGTTTTCCAAAAATGTATTATGTATGCTAGAAAGCCCATGGCCCAACAAAAAAACACTATCACGGCCCAAAACAGAAAGGACCCAAATCAAAACACGGGCATATCCATCCACGATTGTCGGATACTACCCGCCCCGGATCTCGCGGCTGCCAAAGGCAGCGTTTCCACCTTTTTGGGCCGCCCATGGAAGCAATACTCAAGAACAGTGTACTTATTGTCTTACATGGGTGATCACATAAACCCAAGTGGGTGGTTGCCGTGGAATGGGGACTTTGCATTGGACACATTGTATTATGGTGAGTACATGAATTCCGGGCCAGGTGCGGCCGTGGGTCAACGGGTCAAATGGAAGGGGTACCGGGTTATCACGTCCACAGTGGAGGCAAGTAGATTCACGGTGGCCCAATTTATCTCCGGCTCGGCGTGGCTACCATCCACCGGAGTGGCATTCTTGGCTGGGTTGTCAACTTGA